The Streptomonospora litoralis genome window below encodes:
- a CDS encoding rod shape-determining protein, whose translation MTNNLAFLGRDMAVDLGTANTLVYVRGRGIVLNEPSVVALNSATGKIVAVGIEAKQMIGRTPSNITAVRPLKDGVIADFEITERMLRYFIQKIHRRRHFAKPRIIVAVPSGITSVEHRAVKEAGYQAGARRVYIIEEPMAAAIGAGLPVHEPTGNMVVDIGGGTTEVAVISMGGIVTSQSIRTGGDELDQAIMTFVKKEYSLMIGERTAEELKVAIGSAFPTKGEELHAEVRGRDLVSGLPKTVVMSAADVRQAIEEPVTAIVDAVRTTLDKCPPELSGDVMDRGVAVTGGGALLAGLDGRLRHETGMPIHVAENALDSVAVGSGTCVENYERLSQVLVPERRR comes from the coding sequence ATGACCAATAACCTCGCCTTTCTGGGCCGCGATATGGCGGTCGACCTCGGGACAGCCAACACACTCGTCTACGTCCGCGGACGCGGGATCGTGCTCAACGAACCCTCAGTGGTCGCGTTGAACTCCGCCACCGGCAAGATCGTCGCGGTGGGCATCGAGGCCAAGCAGATGATCGGCCGCACGCCCAGCAACATCACCGCGGTGCGGCCGCTGAAGGACGGCGTCATCGCCGACTTCGAGATCACCGAGCGCATGCTGCGCTACTTCATCCAGAAGATCCACCGACGCCGCCACTTCGCCAAACCGCGCATCATCGTCGCCGTGCCCAGCGGCATCACCTCCGTAGAGCACCGGGCGGTCAAGGAGGCCGGATACCAGGCGGGCGCGCGGCGCGTCTACATCATCGAAGAACCGATGGCCGCGGCGATCGGCGCCGGGCTGCCCGTGCACGAGCCGACCGGCAACATGGTCGTCGACATCGGCGGCGGCACCACCGAGGTCGCGGTCATCTCCATGGGCGGCATCGTCACCTCCCAATCCATCCGGACGGGCGGCGACGAACTCGACCAGGCCATCATGACCTTCGTCAAGAAGGAGTACTCGCTGATGATCGGCGAGCGCACGGCCGAGGAGCTCAAGGTCGCCATCGGTTCGGCGTTTCCCACCAAAGGCGAGGAGCTGCATGCCGAGGTGCGCGGGCGCGACCTGGTCAGCGGGCTGCCCAAGACCGTCGTGATGTCGGCGGCCGACGTCCGCCAGGCCATCGAGGAACCCGTCACCGCAATCGTCGACGCGGTGCGCACCACGCTCGACAAGTGCCCGCCCGAACTCTCCGGTGACGTCATGGACCGCGGCGTCGCCGTCACCGGCGGCGGCGCCCTGCTCGCCGGACTGGACGGCCGGCTGCGCCACGAGACCGGCATGCCCATCCACGTCGCCGAGAACGCGTTGGACTCCGTGGCCGTGGGATCGGGCACCTGCGTGGAGAACTACGAGCGGCTCAGCCAGGTCCTCGTCCCCGAGCGGCGGCGCTGA
- the mreC gene encoding rod shape-determining protein MreC, translating into MRRDGSRPRLVVGLLAAVSLVLVVLDSRAGANPVTSAARTVGEAAFHPVAAGVSAAGAPITGVFSALAAAPGAAERIDELERRNDELRARLRDRGRDADRAKRLRELLQLAGAGGYEIVPAQAVTRVTARGFSDTVTLDVGRDDGVRRNMTVVAGDGLVGRVVQAGAATATVLLVTDRSSAVGARLEDSEEIGVAEGASSGIGDGEPLRFELMSADARMRKGQRIVTLGSHNSTPFVPGVPIGTITSVDDTPGRLTRTGHAEPAVDFGSLDVVGVIVAGPEGDPRDSLLPDPPREAPGAEDGEDAPDAERPEAPRPSEGSAGSGEGDGGGGGRGGAGDGGGSTQESADDSGGEDR; encoded by the coding sequence ATGCGGCGCGACGGTTCCCGGCCGCGCCTGGTCGTGGGCCTCCTCGCCGCGGTCTCGCTGGTGCTGGTGGTCCTGGACTCCCGCGCGGGAGCCAACCCGGTCACCAGCGCCGCGCGGACGGTCGGCGAGGCGGCCTTCCATCCGGTCGCCGCGGGGGTCTCCGCCGCGGGAGCCCCGATCACCGGCGTGTTCTCCGCGCTGGCCGCCGCGCCGGGTGCGGCCGAGCGCATCGACGAACTCGAACGGCGCAACGACGAACTGCGGGCCCGACTGCGCGACCGGGGCCGCGACGCCGACCGCGCGAAACGGCTGCGCGAGCTGCTCCAGCTGGCGGGGGCGGGCGGCTACGAGATCGTGCCCGCCCAGGCGGTGACCAGGGTGACGGCGCGCGGCTTCTCCGACACCGTCACCCTCGACGTCGGCCGCGACGACGGTGTCCGCCGGAACATGACCGTGGTCGCCGGCGACGGCCTGGTGGGCCGCGTGGTGCAGGCCGGGGCCGCCACCGCGACGGTGCTCCTGGTGACCGACCGCTCGTCGGCGGTGGGCGCACGGCTGGAGGATTCCGAGGAGATCGGCGTGGCCGAAGGCGCGTCGTCGGGCATCGGCGACGGCGAGCCGCTGCGCTTCGAGCTGATGAGCGCCGACGCCCGGATGCGCAAGGGCCAGCGCATCGTCACGCTGGGCTCGCACAACAGCACCCCGTTCGTCCCCGGGGTGCCCATCGGAACCATCACTTCGGTCGACGACACGCCGGGACGGCTGACCCGCACGGGTCACGCCGAGCCCGCCGTCGACTTCGGTTCGCTAGACGTCGTGGGGGTCATCGTGGCCGGACCCGAGGGTGACCCCCGCGACTCCCTCCTGCCCGATCCGCCGCGCGAGGCACCGGGAGCGGAGGACGGCGAGGACGCGCCCGACGCCGAGCGGCCAGAGGCGCCCAGGCCCTCCGAGGGTTCCGCGGGCTCCGGCGAGGGCGACGGCGGGGGAGGCGGCCGCGGTGGAGCCGGCGACGGCGGCGGCTCCACACAGGAGTCCGCCGACGACTCAGGTGGAGAGGACCGATGA
- the mreD gene encoding rod shape-determining protein MreD — MMKTTVSALLVAGAVLLQAAVVNRLPLPWGLAPDLVLLAVAGVALWSSTTTAAVSGFAAGLAVDTLPPADHEIGRSALLLCLAGYLLAAIRDSEVHRGLGPYLAAAVAALGVAGGFAVIGLVLGDPRSVLPEALWAVLGSTGMTVLVSPAVLGPVTWVMRRLSHHSRGDLPAPWLAANGGVR; from the coding sequence ATGATGAAGACGACGGTCTCCGCGCTGCTCGTGGCGGGGGCGGTGCTGCTGCAGGCCGCGGTGGTCAACCGGCTGCCGCTGCCGTGGGGACTGGCCCCCGACCTCGTGCTGCTCGCGGTCGCCGGGGTCGCGCTGTGGTCCTCGACCACCACGGCGGCGGTCTCCGGCTTCGCCGCGGGCCTGGCGGTCGACACGCTTCCCCCGGCCGACCACGAGATCGGCCGTTCGGCCCTGCTGCTGTGCCTGGCCGGTTACCTGCTCGCCGCGATCCGCGACTCCGAAGTCCACCGGGGTCTTGGCCCCTACCTGGCGGCCGCCGTCGCCGCGCTCGGCGTGGCCGGGGGATTCGCCGTCATCGGCCTGGTTCTGGGCGACCCTCGTTCGGTGCTGCCCGAGGCCCTGTGGGCCGTGCTGGGCAGCACCGGGATGACCGTGCTCGTCAGCCCCGCGGTACTGGGGCCGGTCACCTGGGTGATGCGCCGGCTCTCCCACCACTCGCGCGGCGACCTGCCCGCGCCGTGGCTCGCCGCGAACGGAGGTGTCAGGTGA
- the rodA gene encoding rod shape-determining protein RodA, whose protein sequence is MTTLPSPNPGPPSLADRAGRLLADSAPRRLDWPMLLALAALSAIGTLLVWSATYDPADPGNALGHVERQVMHLAVAAVAMLVAAAVDFRVSRAYAPILYLLAVLGLVLVLTPLGETINGSRSWLVLGGLQMQPGEIAKVGLVLAVAMLLGEPRDGEFAPTTRDVLFSLAVLAAPLGLILAQPDLGTAMVLTGTYLGMLALSGAPLRWVAGLVGGGLLAAFSVWWFGLLKDYQVERFTTFVNPGADPRGIGYNANQSMIAVGSGGFNGAGLFQGEHTRGRFVPEQHTDFIFTVAGEELGFVGGAVIIGLIAFLLWRILRVAARCEQPYARMLCIGAAAWLGFQSAVNIGMTLGVAPITGIPLPFVSYGGTAAIANMVMVGLVLNVHARERGVH, encoded by the coding sequence ATGACCACCCTTCCCAGTCCGAACCCGGGCCCGCCGAGTCTGGCCGACCGCGCCGGGCGGCTCCTCGCGGACTCGGCCCCGCGCCGGCTCGATTGGCCGATGCTGCTCGCCCTCGCCGCGCTGTCGGCGATCGGCACGCTGCTGGTGTGGTCGGCCACCTACGACCCGGCCGACCCGGGCAACGCGCTCGGCCACGTCGAGCGGCAGGTGATGCACCTTGCGGTGGCCGCCGTCGCGATGCTGGTGGCGGCGGCGGTGGACTTCCGCGTCTCGCGCGCCTACGCGCCCATCCTCTACCTGCTGGCCGTGCTGGGGCTGGTGCTGGTGTTGACGCCGCTGGGCGAGACGATCAACGGATCGCGGTCCTGGCTGGTCCTGGGCGGACTGCAGATGCAACCGGGGGAGATCGCCAAAGTGGGCCTGGTCCTGGCCGTGGCGATGCTCCTCGGCGAGCCCCGCGACGGCGAGTTCGCCCCCACCACCCGCGACGTCCTCTTCAGCCTCGCGGTGCTGGCGGCGCCGCTGGGGCTGATCCTGGCCCAGCCCGATCTGGGCACGGCCATGGTCCTCACCGGAACCTACCTGGGCATGCTCGCCCTGTCGGGGGCCCCGCTGCGGTGGGTGGCGGGGCTCGTCGGCGGGGGCCTGCTGGCGGCTTTCAGCGTGTGGTGGTTCGGCCTGCTCAAGGATTACCAGGTCGAGCGCTTCACCACCTTCGTCAACCCGGGCGCCGATCCCCGCGGTATCGGATACAACGCCAACCAGTCGATGATCGCGGTGGGCTCGGGCGGCTTCAACGGCGCCGGCCTGTTCCAGGGTGAGCACACCCGCGGCCGGTTCGTGCCCGAGCAGCACACCGACTTCATCTTCACCGTGGCGGGGGAGGAGTTGGGGTTCGTGGGCGGCGCGGTGATCATCGGGCTGATCGCGTTTCTGCTGTGGCGGATCCTGCGCGTGGCCGCCCGCTGCGAACAGCCCTACGCCCGCATGCTGTGCATCGGCGCGGCCGCCTGGCTGGGTTTCCAGAGCGCGGTGAACATCGGCATGACACTGGGAGTCGCCCCGATCACCGGCATCCCGCTGCCGTTCGTGTCCTACGGCGGCACGGCCGCCATAGCCAACATGGTCATGGTGGGGCTGGTCCTCAACGTGCACGCGCGCGAACGCGGCGTCCACTGA
- the mrdA gene encoding penicillin-binding protein 2 produces the protein MLAVQLLVMALFAALTARMWYMQVPMAEHYHELALASHTQKLIVPALRGRILDSHGRPLVRNRTELTVTADFHTLLNQDDDGAAVLRRVAELLDQPFEKLQKRVRLCGPETGRPCWQGSPYQPIPLAEDIDPRVALQIRERKSEFPGVSAQQMAVREYPNGDLAAQMLGYLQPITQEEFEAREELRAEFSGVDRVGRDGLEAVYDDRLRGDSGSRVLAVSSRGDVRGTVRATPPEPGMHLVTTIDTEVQQITEDALKSAVEKAQKQGKPTESGAAVVLDVRTGRVIAMASLPTYNPEVWNGGIDAETYEKLLSEDAGEPLISRALQGRFPPGSTFKPTTLAAAVESGAASLDGSYSCPGSIGLAGRSWQNFAGGGYGTISLRKAIVVSCNTVFYQLGNDMYHRFRKSDSKQSRRDPVSAMAHGFGYGEPTGIDLPHESGGRLPDRQWKREYWQDTREHSCKMAERGYDDVREENPSRAAYLEKLAREHCLVGDEWGASDAINRSIGQGDMLVTPLQLARAYAAIANGGTVYEPRVARAFLSADGKGVEEVEPVKAGELPMSDRTLNYIQSALTKVPKDGTAAFAFEGFPQGEVSIAGKTGTAAMQGREDSAWFASYAPADDPQYAVVAMIPQSGTGGVNAAPVVRKIYEGIYGFAPSGGGQGGDSGGSAPTEPALPGGEPPTALPSVRPDGSIAPPDDN, from the coding sequence GTGCTGGCCGTTCAGCTGCTGGTGATGGCCCTGTTCGCGGCGCTGACCGCCCGCATGTGGTACATGCAGGTCCCCATGGCCGAGCACTACCACGAGTTGGCGCTGGCCAGCCACACCCAGAAGCTCATCGTGCCCGCCCTGCGGGGCCGGATTCTCGACTCTCACGGCCGCCCGCTGGTGCGCAACCGCACCGAGCTGACCGTCACCGCCGATTTCCACACCCTGCTCAACCAGGACGACGACGGCGCCGCGGTGCTGCGCCGCGTCGCCGAGCTGCTCGACCAGCCGTTCGAGAAGCTGCAGAAGCGGGTGCGGCTGTGCGGTCCCGAAACCGGCCGCCCGTGCTGGCAGGGCTCTCCTTACCAGCCCATTCCGCTGGCCGAGGACATCGACCCGCGGGTCGCGCTGCAGATCAGAGAACGCAAGAGCGAGTTCCCCGGAGTCTCCGCCCAGCAGATGGCGGTGCGTGAATACCCCAACGGAGACCTCGCCGCACAGATGCTCGGCTACCTTCAGCCCATCACCCAGGAGGAGTTCGAGGCACGCGAGGAGCTGCGCGCGGAGTTCAGCGGCGTGGACCGGGTGGGCCGCGACGGTCTGGAGGCCGTCTACGACGATCGGCTGCGCGGCGACTCCGGCTCCCGCGTCCTGGCCGTCTCCAGCCGGGGCGACGTGCGCGGCACCGTCCGGGCTACCCCGCCCGAGCCGGGGATGCACCTCGTCACCACCATCGACACCGAGGTGCAGCAGATCACCGAGGACGCGCTGAAGAGCGCTGTGGAGAAAGCCCAGAAGCAGGGCAAGCCGACCGAGTCGGGCGCGGCAGTGGTGCTGGACGTACGCACCGGACGGGTCATCGCCATGGCCAGCCTGCCCACTTACAACCCCGAGGTGTGGAACGGCGGCATCGACGCCGAAACCTACGAGAAGCTGCTCAGCGAGGACGCCGGCGAACCGCTGATCTCACGCGCGCTGCAGGGCCGGTTCCCGCCGGGCTCCACCTTCAAGCCCACCACTCTGGCCGCCGCGGTGGAGAGCGGCGCCGCTTCGCTCGACGGCTCCTACAGCTGCCCGGGCTCGATCGGCCTGGCGGGCCGCTCCTGGCAGAACTTCGCGGGCGGCGGGTACGGCACGATCAGCCTGCGCAAGGCCATCGTCGTCTCCTGCAACACCGTGTTCTACCAGCTTGGCAACGACATGTACCACCGGTTCCGCAAGAGCGACTCCAAGCAGAGCCGCAGGGACCCCGTCTCCGCGATGGCGCACGGCTTCGGCTACGGAGAGCCCACCGGCATCGACCTGCCGCACGAGTCCGGCGGGCGCCTCCCCGACCGCCAGTGGAAGCGGGAGTACTGGCAGGACACCCGCGAGCACAGCTGCAAGATGGCCGAGCGGGGCTACGACGACGTCCGCGAGGAGAACCCGTCCCGCGCGGCCTACCTGGAGAAGCTCGCCCGGGAGCACTGCCTCGTCGGCGACGAGTGGGGTGCGAGCGACGCCATCAACCGCTCCATCGGCCAGGGCGACATGCTGGTCACGCCGCTGCAGCTGGCCCGCGCCTACGCCGCCATCGCCAACGGCGGGACCGTCTACGAGCCGCGGGTAGCCCGCGCGTTTCTCTCCGCCGACGGCAAGGGGGTCGAGGAGGTCGAACCCGTGAAGGCCGGAGAGTTGCCGATGAGCGACCGCACCCTGAACTACATCCAGAGTGCGTTGACCAAGGTGCCCAAGGACGGCACCGCGGCGTTCGCCTTCGAGGGATTCCCGCAGGGCGAGGTGTCCATCGCCGGCAAGACCGGTACCGCCGCGATGCAGGGCCGCGAGGACTCCGCCTGGTTCGCCTCCTACGCCCCCGCCGACGACCCGCAGTACGCGGTGGTGGCGATGATCCCGCAGTCGGGCACCGGCGGAGTCAACGCCGCCCCCGTCGTGCGCAAGATCTACGAGGGCATCTACGGCTTCGCGCCGTCCGGCGGCGGGCAGGGAGGCGACTCCGGCGGCTCCGCACCGACCGAGCCCGCCCTGCCCGGGGGTGAGCCGCCCACGGCGCTGCCCAGCGTCCGCCCGGACGGCTCCATCGCGCCTCCCGACGACAACTGA
- a CDS encoding bifunctional folylpolyglutamate synthase/dihydrofolate synthase: MSEPGIREQYERAVAEITARRVETDIDPSTERIRALMDLLGEPQRGYRTIHITGTNGKTSTARMIDALLRERHLRVGRYTSPHLRTMRERVVLDGEPVSEQRFVEAYEDIRPYVELVDASHEIPLSFFEVLTGMAYALFADAPVDVAVIEVGMGGTWDATNVVDADVAVVTPIAVDHTEFLPDTVEGIAEEKAGIIKPDSIAVLAQQPLAAAEVLMRHVSEIGARVAREGLEFGVAQRGIAVGGQQFSLKGLRGGYEGLFLPMFGAHQAGNAAVAVAAVEAFAGPGEAEDRLDPEIVSEALAGVESPGRLEILRTSPTVLVDAAHNPAGMAATVEAVQEEFGFVRLVGILAIMADKDVEGILEPLEPVLSEVVITRNSAERSLSPEELRDFAEPVFGADRVHVHERLDDAIDAAVALAESDGEPSGTGVLITGSVVTAGDARHLIKGE; encoded by the coding sequence GTGAGTGAGCCCGGGATCCGCGAACAGTACGAGCGTGCCGTCGCCGAGATCACCGCCCGCAGGGTCGAGACCGACATCGATCCCTCGACCGAGCGGATCCGCGCCCTGATGGACCTGCTGGGCGAACCCCAGCGCGGCTATCGGACCATCCACATCACCGGCACCAACGGCAAGACCTCTACAGCGCGCATGATCGACGCGCTGCTGCGCGAGCGCCACCTGCGGGTCGGCCGCTACACCAGCCCCCACCTGCGCACCATGCGCGAGCGGGTGGTGCTCGACGGCGAACCGGTCTCCGAGCAGCGCTTCGTCGAGGCCTACGAGGACATCCGGCCCTACGTCGAACTGGTCGACGCCTCCCACGAGATCCCGCTGTCCTTCTTCGAAGTGTTGACGGGGATGGCCTACGCCCTCTTCGCCGACGCCCCGGTCGACGTCGCGGTCATCGAGGTCGGCATGGGCGGCACCTGGGACGCCACGAACGTGGTCGACGCCGACGTCGCCGTCGTGACGCCGATCGCCGTCGACCACACCGAGTTCCTGCCCGACACCGTCGAGGGCATCGCCGAGGAGAAGGCGGGCATCATCAAGCCCGACTCCATCGCCGTCCTCGCACAGCAGCCGCTGGCCGCCGCCGAGGTGCTGATGCGCCACGTCTCCGAGATCGGCGCGCGGGTGGCGCGCGAGGGCCTGGAGTTCGGCGTCGCCCAGCGGGGGATCGCCGTGGGCGGGCAGCAGTTCTCGCTGAAGGGCCTGCGGGGCGGCTACGAAGGGCTGTTCCTGCCGATGTTCGGCGCCCACCAGGCGGGCAACGCCGCAGTGGCCGTGGCCGCGGTCGAGGCGTTCGCCGGTCCGGGCGAGGCGGAGGACCGCCTCGACCCCGAAATCGTCTCCGAGGCGCTGGCCGGAGTCGAATCGCCGGGGCGCCTGGAGATCCTGCGGACCTCGCCTACCGTGCTGGTGGACGCCGCGCACAACCCGGCCGGGATGGCGGCGACGGTGGAGGCCGTCCAGGAGGAGTTCGGCTTCGTCCGCCTCGTCGGGATCCTCGCCATCATGGCCGACAAGGACGTCGAAGGCATCCTGGAACCGCTGGAGCCCGTGCTCAGCGAGGTCGTCATCACGCGCAACTCCGCGGAGCGCAGCCTCTCGCCCGAGGAGCTGCGGGACTTCGCCGAACCGGTCTTCGGCGCCGACCGGGTGCACGTGCACGAGCGTCTCGACGACGCCATCGACGCCGCCGTCGCGCTCGCCGAGTCCGACGGCGAGCCCAGCGGCACCGGCGTGCTCATCACCGGTTCGGTCGTCACCGCCGGCGACGCCCGCCACCTGATCAAGGGGGAGTGA
- a CDS encoding DUF4233 domain-containing protein, with the protein MRRMCAVVLAIEFVVIGLAVPVAIQIAGIPAPVAGGVWGGLAVAALALSALQRFTWAYYAGWVLQAAFLISGFVVPGLAILGVVFLALWVSAVLLGRRTDAQDAARERAEQE; encoded by the coding sequence ATGCGCCGGATGTGCGCGGTGGTGCTGGCGATCGAGTTCGTCGTCATCGGGCTCGCGGTGCCCGTCGCAATCCAGATCGCGGGGATTCCCGCGCCGGTCGCCGGCGGGGTGTGGGGCGGTCTGGCGGTCGCCGCGCTGGCGCTGTCGGCGCTGCAGCGCTTCACCTGGGCCTACTACGCGGGCTGGGTGCTGCAGGCGGCGTTTCTGATCAGCGGATTCGTGGTGCCGGGACTGGCGATACTGGGCGTGGTCTTCCTGGCGCTGTGGGTCTCGGCCGTACTGCTGGGGCGGCGCACCGACGCCCAGGACGCGGCCCGGGAGCGGGCTGAGCAGGAGTAG
- the ndk gene encoding nucleoside-diphosphate kinase → MERTLVLIKPDGVRRSIVGETISRIERRGLRIVAMDLRTLEADTAKIHYEEHAERPFFGSLVEFITGGPLVAMVVEGERAVEAFRALAGATDPVAATPGTIRGDYALEVQQNIVHGSDSTYSAEREIKLFFPDLGA, encoded by the coding sequence GTGGAGCGCACCCTTGTCCTGATCAAGCCCGACGGCGTGCGGCGCAGCATCGTCGGCGAGACCATCTCCCGCATCGAGCGCCGGGGCCTGCGGATCGTCGCGATGGACCTGCGCACGCTAGAGGCCGACACCGCCAAGATCCACTACGAGGAGCACGCCGAGCGCCCGTTCTTCGGGTCGCTGGTCGAGTTCATCACCGGCGGGCCGCTGGTGGCCATGGTGGTCGAGGGCGAGCGCGCCGTCGAGGCGTTCCGCGCGCTGGCCGGCGCCACCGACCCCGTCGCCGCCACTCCGGGGACCATCCGCGGCGACTACGCCCTGGAGGTCCAGCAGAACATCGTGCACGGGTCGGACTCCACCTACTCCGCCGAGCGCGAGATCAAGCTGTTCTTCCCCGATCTCGGGGCCTGA
- a CDS encoding TIGR03960 family B12-binding radical SAM protein — protein sequence MPIESVFSQLEALLPRVQKPVQYVGGELNSVVGDWDEAEVRWALMYPDAYEVGAPNQGVQILYEVLNERAGVLAERTYAVWSDLEQLMREHGVPQFTVDAHRPVGAFDMLGISFASEMGYTNMLTALDLAGIPLHAADRTDDHPVVLGGGHAAFNPEPVADFLDAAVLGDGEEIALAVCEVVREWKREGCPGGRDGLLLRLAEGGGVYVPRFYDVDYHDDGRIAAYTPNRAGVPHSVQKHTVMDLDKWPYPKDPIVPLAESVHERYSVEIFRGCTRGCRFCQAGMITRPVRERSKETVTQMVEQGVRSSGFQEVGLLSLSSADHSEIGDIAKGLADRYEGTNTGLSLPSTRVDAFNIDLANELTRNGRRSGLTFAPEGGSERMRRVINKMVTEQDLIRTVTAAYAAGWRQVKLYFMCGLPTEQDEDVLAIAELAKEVIRTGREVTGRTDIRCTVSIGGFVPKPQTPFQWAGQTPYEVVDARLHKLKAELRSDRRYGKSIGLRYHEGRPSIIEGLLSRGDRRVGRVVEEVWRAGGRFDGWSEHFSYERWRECAEKALADEPVDLDWFTVRERREDEVLPWDHLDAGLDRGWLWQDWEDSLHGDESVEVDDCRWTPCYDCGVCPTMGTEIQIGPSDPGRSLPLTVL from the coding sequence ATGCCCATCGAAAGCGTGTTCTCGCAGCTGGAGGCCCTGCTTCCACGCGTGCAGAAACCCGTCCAGTACGTCGGGGGCGAACTCAACTCCGTCGTGGGCGACTGGGACGAAGCCGAGGTCCGCTGGGCGCTGATGTACCCCGACGCCTACGAGGTGGGCGCGCCCAACCAGGGCGTGCAGATCCTCTACGAGGTCCTCAACGAGCGTGCAGGGGTCCTGGCCGAGCGTACCTACGCCGTTTGGTCCGACCTGGAGCAGCTGATGCGCGAGCACGGCGTGCCCCAGTTCACCGTGGACGCCCACCGGCCGGTGGGCGCATTCGACATGCTCGGCATCAGCTTCGCCAGCGAGATGGGCTATACCAACATGCTCACGGCGCTGGACCTCGCAGGCATCCCGCTGCACGCCGCCGACCGCACCGACGACCACCCTGTGGTGCTGGGCGGCGGCCACGCGGCGTTCAACCCCGAACCCGTCGCCGACTTCCTGGACGCGGCCGTGCTCGGCGACGGCGAGGAGATCGCGCTGGCCGTTTGCGAGGTCGTCCGGGAATGGAAGCGCGAAGGGTGCCCCGGCGGCCGCGACGGGCTGCTGCTGCGCCTGGCCGAAGGCGGCGGGGTGTATGTGCCCCGCTTCTACGACGTCGACTACCACGACGACGGGCGCATCGCCGCCTACACGCCCAACCGCGCGGGCGTGCCCCACAGCGTGCAGAAGCACACGGTCATGGACCTCGACAAGTGGCCGTACCCGAAGGACCCGATCGTGCCGCTGGCGGAGTCGGTGCACGAACGCTACAGCGTGGAGATCTTCCGCGGCTGCACCCGCGGCTGCCGCTTCTGCCAGGCCGGGATGATCACCCGTCCGGTGCGCGAGCGCAGCAAGGAGACCGTCACGCAGATGGTCGAGCAGGGTGTGCGTTCGTCGGGATTCCAGGAGGTCGGGCTGCTCTCGCTGTCCAGCGCCGACCACAGTGAGATCGGCGACATCGCCAAGGGGCTGGCGGACCGCTACGAGGGCACCAACACCGGCCTGTCGCTGCCGTCCACGCGAGTGGACGCGTTCAACATCGACCTGGCCAACGAGCTGACCCGCAACGGGCGGCGCTCGGGGCTGACGTTCGCCCCCGAGGGCGGCAGCGAGCGGATGCGCCGGGTCATCAACAAGATGGTCACCGAGCAGGACCTGATCCGCACCGTCACCGCCGCCTACGCGGCGGGCTGGCGCCAGGTCAAGCTGTACTTCATGTGCGGACTGCCGACCGAGCAGGACGAGGACGTACTCGCCATCGCCGAGTTGGCCAAGGAGGTCATCCGCACCGGGCGCGAGGTCACCGGACGCACCGACATCCGCTGCACCGTCTCCATCGGCGGGTTCGTGCCCAAACCGCAGACCCCGTTCCAGTGGGCGGGCCAGACCCCCTACGAGGTGGTCGACGCGCGGCTGCACAAGCTCAAGGCCGAGCTGCGCTCGGACCGCCGATACGGCAAGTCGATCGGCCTGCGCTACCACGAGGGCAGGCCCTCGATCATCGAGGGGCTGCTCTCCCGCGGCGACCGGCGCGTGGGCCGGGTGGTCGAGGAGGTGTGGCGCGCCGGCGGACGCTTCGACGGCTGGAGCGAGCACTTCTCTTATGAGCGCTGGCGCGAGTGCGCCGAGAAGGCACTGGCCGACGAGCCGGTCGACCTGGACTGGTTCACCGTTCGCGAGCGCCGCGAGGACGAGGTGCTGCCCTGGGACCATCTCGACGCGGGACTCGACCGCGGGTGGCTGTGGCAGGACTGGGAGGACTCGCTGCACGGGGACGAGTCCGTCGAGGTCGACGACTGCCGGTGGACCCCCTGCTACGACTGCGGGGTGTGCCCCACGATGGGCACCGAGATCCAGATCGGTCCGAGCGATCCGGGCCGGTCGCTGCCGCTGACGGTGCTCTGA